From Aptenodytes patagonicus chromosome 1, bAptPat1.pri.cur, whole genome shotgun sequence, one genomic window encodes:
- the PDGFB gene encoding platelet-derived growth factor subunit B: MPEAGRPRGSLREALPSRGSPSMCPQPAGPEVGMNFGVVFAFILSLPLARLEGDPIPEDIYEILGGSSVRSISDLQRALRIDSVEEDSSSLDLNTTQTGQNPMALSRERRSLDALAAAEPAVLAECKTRAVVFEISRNMVDSTNANFVVWPPCVEVQRCSGCCNNRNVQCRPTQIRVRHVQVNKIEFVQRKPKFKKVVVPLEDHVQCRCEAVTRQPPRNSRPGPREQRRLSSSFTTAAVSQRQRVRRPPAQKRKHKKYKHVNDKKVLKEILIA; the protein is encoded by the exons ATGCCTGaggccgggcggccgcggggctctCTGCGGGAAGCGCTTCCCTCCCGGGGCTCGCCGTCCATGTGCCCGCAGCCGGCGGGGCCTGAAGTCGGGATGAATTTCGGCGTGGTCTTCGCGTtcatcctctccctgcccctggCCCGCCTGGAG GGGGACCCCATACCCGAAGACATTTATGAGATTTTGGGTGGCAGCTCAGTGCGCTCCATCAGCGACCTCCAGCGTGCCCTGCGGATAGACTCCGTAG AGGAGGATAGCTCGAGCCTGGACCTGAATACAACTCAGACTGGTCAAAACCCCATGGCCCTGTCTCGAGAGCGACGAAGCCTAG atgctctggcagcagcagagccagctgtCCTCGCAGAGTGCAAGACGCGGGCGGTGGTCTTTGAAATCTCCCGCAATATGGTGGACAGCACCAATGCCAACTTTGTGGTGTGGCCGCCCTGCGTGGAGGTGCAGCGCTGCTCCGGGTGTTGCAACAACCGCAACGTGCAGTGTCGCCCCACGCAGATTCGCGTCCGGCACGTCCAG GTGAACAAGATCGAATTTgtccagaggaagccaaaattCAAAAAAGTCGTTGTGCCTTTGGAGGACCATGTGCAGTGTCGGTGTGAAGCAGTGACCCGTCAGCCCCCCAGGAACAGCCGGCCAGGGCCACGTGAACAGAGAC GCTTGTCATCGTCGTTCACCACAGCCGCTGTCTCACAGAGGCAGCGAGTACGCCGGCCACCGGCGCAGAAGAGGAAACATAAGAAGTACAAGCATGTCAACGATAAGAAAGTGCTGAAAGAAATCCTCATAGCATAG